TGTTTCTGCGGGGCGACGGTGGTGAACTTGCCCTGCACGGGTTCGGCCTTGCCGTCCTTGCCCACCACCGAACCGGCCCAGGTGTAAGTGGATTCGTAGCCGAGAGGTTCGGTGACAGTGAACGCGGTGCGGTCGCTGTTGAATTTGCCCGCGACCACCTTGCCGTTGGCGTTGGTCAGGCTGACCCGCTGGAACGAGCCGTTCTCCACCTTGACTCCGACCGGCGCGGTCGGCAGCACGTCCTCGGCGTCCGCGGCGGGCTCGTACGTCACCGACGGCGCCGACGGCTCCTCGGCCTGCGGCGCTGAGATCGGTGATTCTCCCGAGCAGGCGGCCAGCAGTCCGGCTCCCACTCCGACGGTCAACACCGTCAGGGCACGCCGCCGACTGAACAACGGCGCATCGGCCTCTATATCACCGGCAGGGCTCACGTGGATCTAGGGTACTGATAGATCGCACCCAAGCAGAATCGGTTCGGGCTGCAGAGTGATCCCGAAGCGCTCCTTCACGCCCGCCTGCACCGCTCTGGCCAGCGCAATCACGTCGGCACTGTTCGCCTCGCCACGATTCGTCACAGCCAGCGCATGTTTGGTGGAAAGCCGTGCGGGAGCACCGTCACCGGGATAGCCCTTGCCGAAGCCGGCGTGCTCGACGAGCCAGCCGGCGGCCAGCTTGACCCCGTCCGGTGCGGGGTAGTGCGGAACCGGTCCGTCCCCCGCCGACGGGTCGGCCCGGTAGATCGCCTGCACCCGCTCGAACTCGGCCTGCGACACCACCGGATTGGTGAAGAACGACCCGACGCTCCAGGTGTCGTGGTCGTCCGCGTCGAGCACCATGCCTTTGCCCGCGCGCAACTGCAGCACGGTCTGGCGAACCCGCATCGGGTCGGCGCGCTCCCCCGGTTCGACACCCAGCGCGGTGGCCAGTTCGCGGTAGCGCAGCGGTGCGCTGCGACCCGCCGGATCGAGCGCGAACTCGACTTCCAGCACGATGACGGCATCGGAGTGTTTGAGGATGCTGGTTCGGTACCCGAACTTGAGTTCTTCCGGTGCGGCCCAACGGACTTCGCCTGTGCGCCGGTCCAGTAGCCGCACCCGGCTGATGGTGTCGGCGACCTCGGCCCCGTACGCGCCGACGTTCTGCACCGGGGTGGCCCCGGCCGATCCCGGTATCCCGGACAGGCATTCGAGCCCGCCCAGGCCGTGCTGCAGGGAGGTGACGACGACGTCGTCGAACACGGCGCCGGCCTCGGCACGCAGCAGGTTGCCCTCGACGGTGATGGCGGTATTGGCCACGCGCACCACGGTGAGGTCGGGCATCGTGTCGCCCAGGTCGTCGGCCAGCACCACGTTGGACCCGCCGGCCAGCACCAGGATCGGGTCGGACACCGCGCGCAGCACATCGATCAGCTGATCGGTGCTGGTGCAGGTGAGCACCCGGTCGGCCACCGGGCCGACCCGCAACGTGGTCAGCGGCGCCAGCGCAACCGCCTCGGCGACCGCGACACCGGCAACATACGAACTGACCACGGGCCGTAACGGTAGCCTGACCAGCTATGCCGCGATCATTCGACATGGCAACCGACTACGAAGGCAGCGTCGAACAGGTCCACCGGGCATTCGGTGACGAACGGTATTGGCTGGCCCGGCTGGCCGATTCGGGGGCCGACGAAACCTCGCTGGACACCCTGACGGTGACCGGCGACGGCGGGATCGAGGCGGCCACCACTCAGATCTTGCACGCGGACCGTCTGCCCGGGCTGGTGTCGCAGTTTCACCGCGGCGATCTGAGGATCCGGCGCGAAGAGCAGTGGCAGCCGATCCGAGACGGCGCGTCCCGCGGCACGGTCAACGGGGCGATCCCCGGGGCGCCGGTGTCCCTGTCCGGAATCGCCACGCTCGCCAAGACCGATGGTGGGTCCCGGCTGTCGGTGCACATCTCGGTAGAGGTGAGGGTGCCGCTCGTCGGCGGCAAGATCGAGAGCTTCATCGGCACACAGCTGGTCGAACTGCTGAAAGCCGAGCAGCGATTCACTTCGGTGTGGATCACCGATCGGGGCTGACCCGGCGGTACCGTCGGTAGCCATGAGCCGAAGCCGGCAGACGACGATGGCGTTCGACGCACCCGCCGAGACGATCTATGCCGCGTATGCGAACGACGAGTACTGGCAGGCCCTGATGGACCGATACGACGACCTCACGCCCGGTAAATCCGACCTCACCGAATTCCGCTCCGACGAGCGCGGGATCGAGGTCGAGTTCCGGCAGGTGCTGCCGCGCGCGGAGCTGCCCCCGATCCTGCGCGGGGTGATACCGCTCGACATGGCCATCACCCGCAGGCAGATGTTCGAACCGTTCGGCCGGCACAGCGCGAACGGCCACTACACAGCCTCGGTTTCGCACGTCCCGGGCCGGCTCGACGGACGCTACGTGCTTGCCGGGGTTGCCGCGGGGAGCCGGCTGAAGGTCGACAGCAAGTGCAAGGTGCCGATGCCCCTGATCGGCGGCAAGCTCGAAGACATGGTCCTGCAGTCGGTCAACGACGTGTTCACCATCGAGGGGGCGTTCACCGCTGAGTGGATCTCCGAGCACGTCTAGACCCGTCGGCGCGGTCACCCGTGGCACCACCGGGTACAACCGGCTGCGCCGCAGCGACCGCTGGCTGGTGCACTCGCCGCGGGTGCGCACGGTGTTGCGGGCAGCCGCAGATCCGCTGGTGGTCGATCTCGGGTACGGCGCCCTGCCGGTGACGACGCTCGAGCTGGCGGCCCGGCTGCAGTCGGTACGGCCGGACGTCCGGGTGGTCGGGCTGGAGATCCACCCCGAGCGGGTGGCCACCGCGCGGGCGGTAGCCGGCGCGACCGACGTGCAGTTCGCGCTCGGCGGGTTCGAGCTGGCCGGGCTGCGCCCGGTGTTGGTGCGCGCGTTCAACGTGTTACGGCAGTACCCGGTCGAGGCGGTACCGGATGCCTGGGCCACGATGTCGCGCCGGCTCGGGCCCGGCGGGCTGATCGTCGATGGAACCTGCGACGAGCTGGGCCGCAGGTGTTGCTGGGTGCTGCTGGACGAGGCCGGGCCGGTGAGCCTGACCCTGGCCTGCGACCCGTTCAGCATCGAACGCCCCTCGGACCTGGCCGAACGCCTGCCCAAGGTGCTCATTCACCACAACGTCGAGGGGCAGCCGATCCACGCGCTGCTCAGCGCGGCCGACCGGGCGTGGGCCAGCGCTGCCGGGCACGGCGTGTTCGGTCCGCGGGTGCGGTGGCGGGCCATGGTCGAGCTGTTGCGCGCCGAGGGTTACCCGGTCGACGCGGCACGCCGCCGGATGCGTGACGGGGTGCTGACGGTGCCCTGGGCTGCGGTGGCGCCAGCCACAAAGTAGCCCGTGGCGAGCCACGCATAGGGCCCTGTCGCGCCACTAAGCTGAACCGCATGCGAATTGCCCTGGCGCAGATCGCCACCGGCACGGACCCGTCGTCGAACCTGGAGATGGTCGGTGAGTTCACCCGGCGCGCCGCCGCGGCCGGGGCCCGGTTGGTGTTGTTCCCCGAGGCGACGATGTGCCGGTTCGGCGTGCCACTGGCCCCGGTTGCCGAGAGCCTCGACGGCCCGTGGGCGACGGGGGTGCGGGAGATCGCGGCCCGGGCCGGAGTGGTCGTGGTGGCCGGGATGTTCGTTCCCAGCGAGGACGGGCGGGTCACCAACACCCTGATCGCGACGGGACCCGGGGTCGACGCGCACTACCACAAGATCCATCTCTACGACGCCTTCGGATTCACCGAATCTCGCACTGTCGCATCGGGTTTCGAACCGTCCACGATCACCGTCGACGGCGCGACGGTCGGCCTGACCACCTGTTACGACGTCCGCTTCCCGGAGCTCTACGTGGAACTGGCCCGGCGCGGTGCCCAACTGATCACCGTGCATGCCTCGTGGGGGTCCGGCCCCGGCAAGCTCGAGCAGTGGACCCTGCTGGCCCGGGCCCGCGCACTGGACACCACCGGCTTCGTCGCCGCGGTGGACCAGGCCTATCCGGGGGACGAGATCGCCAAGGTCGGCCCGACGGGAGTCGGCGGCAGTCTGGTGTCCTCCCCCACCGGCGAGGTGCTGGCTTCGGCCGGCGCCGAGGAACAGTTGCTGGTCGTCGACGTCGACCTGGATGCCGCCAACCAGGTCCGGGACACCATCGCGGTGCTGCAGAACCGCTCACAATTCGCTCAGTTGGGTAAGGCACAATCGCTGGGGTGACCGATCCCTGGGCTCGCCCAACCGACCAGTCCCCGCCAGCACCTACCCAGGAGCTGCCCCCGCAGCCCCCGGCGCCGGATCAGCCGGGGCAGCCGGTTCAGGTCGAGCAGCCGGCACCCGAGGCGCCCCAGCCGCAGGACTCGTCGGCGCTGGCCAAGGTCAAGAAGCTGTTCTCGGACCCGCTGTCGGTGGTGCTGGTCTTCGTGATCGTGGTGGCCCTGGTCGCCGCCGGGGTGCTCGGCTCTGAGCTCTACGCCCGCAACCGCGCCGACCAGATCGTGGCCTCCACGGTGGAATGCGTCGTCGGGGACGGCGCGAAGGCGTCGTTCGATCCGCTACCGCCGTTCCTGATGCAGCACATCTCGGGGCACTACACCAACATCAACGTCGAGACCGCGGGCAACCAGATCCGCGAGGCCAAGGGCATGCAGGTCAAGCTGGGCATCAAGGATGTCCGGATCAAGGAGACCGCCGACTCCAGCGGCACCGTCGGCTCGCTGGTCGCCGACATCAACTGGAGCACCGACGGTATCCGTCAGACCGTGGCCGACATGGTCACGCTGCCGTTCATCGGCTCGGCCATCTCCGACGTTCGGACCAACCCGTCCAACGGGACCATCGAACTCAAGAGTCTGCTCGGCACCATCACCGCCAAGCCCTCGGTGGTCAACAAGGGCATCTCGCTGCAGATCGTCGACCTGAGCGCGATCGGCCTGTCCTGGCCGCGGGAGACCCTGCAGCCGATCCTGGACAAGTTCACCGCCCAGATCACCGAGGACTACCCGATGGGCATCCACGCCGACAGCGTGCAGGTCACCGACAGCGGCGTGGTGGCCAAGTTCTCCACCACGAACGCCAAGATGCCCAAGCCCGCCGACGACCCCTGCTTCGGCAAGCTCTGACCGTTACCCGCTGAGGCCGTCGAGCACCGCCCGGGTGCCCGACAGGCCGAGCCGGGTGGCACCGGCGTCGAGCATGGCCACGGCGGCCTCGGCGGTGCGGATGCCGCCGCTGGCCTTGACCCTGACCCCGTCGGGCACCGCACGCGCCATCAGTTCGACGGCGCGGGTCGAGGCGCCGCCGCTGGGGTGAAAGCCGGTGGAGGTCTTGACGAAGTCGGCCCCGGCAGCGACGGCAGCGCGGCATACCTCCTGCAACAACGCCTCGCCGGAGAACTCCAACAGGGCCGCGGATTCGACGATGACCTTCAGCGTGGCACCGGGCACGGCGGCACGCACCGCGGCCACCTCGGCCGCCGTCGCGTCCAGATCACCCATGAGGGCAAGCCCGACGTCGATCACCATGTCGATCTCGCCCGCTCCGGCGGCGACGGCCAGTTCGGATTCACGGGCCTTGATCTCGGCCAGGTGCTTGCCCGACGGGAAGCCGGACACGGCGGCCACCGCCAGGCCGGACGGGGCGACTGCGGCGGCGGCCGTCACCAGCGATGGCGACACGCACACCGAGAACACCCCGAGGTCGACGGCCTCGGCCACCAGCTTCTCGACGTCAGCGACCGTGGCCTCGGGTTTGAGCAGGGTGTGGTCGACCAGGGCCGCCACCTGGGCCCGCGGATAACCACCCATCAGAACGGCTCCTCGCTGCCGCCGGGATTGCATCCGCTGGCCACCATCACCTCGGGAGTGACCTCGGGCCGCCACGGCTCCAGGTTCCAGCTGGTCTTGCCGGGTTCGGCGAGTTCGGCGAACGTCCAGTGACACAGGAACTGCTCACGCATCCCGGGCAGGTCGGCGTCCGGGGACAGGCTCAGCACCTCGGCCCAGCCCTGATCAGCCTGTGGCGTGGTACCCGGCTGACGGGCCAATGCGCGGGCGGCGTCGGTGGGATAGACGCGCAGGCTCGACATGTCGCCCCATTTGGCCCATGCGACGTGGTCGACGTACATGTGGCCGGCCCCGGGGTCGGCGGCGACGCCGGGGGCCGAGGTCAGTGCCGCGCCCAGCGCGAAGCATGCCGCGCCGAGCGCGGCCGATGGTGAGCGCATCGGGTCAGCGGGACTTTCCCTGGATCTCCAGCAGCTTCGGCCGCACGTCGACGAGGTAGACCCCGCTGGCGCAGGCCGCGATGGCGGCTCCGAAGGCGTCGCGCAGCAGCAGGGCCAGCAGCAGGCTCACCCCGAGGATGGCCAGCCATACCGGCTTGGTCAGCTTGCCGGTCGCCGTATAGGCGTCGGGACGCTGCATGGCGGCGTGCACGAGCGCGTAGACGCCCACGAAGAAGACGGCGACGACCAGTACAAAGACAATGACGCCCGCAAGGTTGGCAAGTTGCACCTCACCAGCCTATGCGGGCGTCATCTCCAGCGTCGACCGACGGGGCTATGTCCCCGTTGACATCACGGTCAACACCGGAATTACTTCTGGGTGACCTTCTTGGCCGGGGCGGCCGTGGTCTTCTTGGCGGCCGGGGCGGCCTTCTTGGCGGCAGTCGCCGGCGCAGCCTTCTTGGCCGGGGCCTTCTTGGCGGGGGCGGGAGCCGGCGCGGCCTTCTCGGCCTTCTTCGGCAGTTCGACACCGACCAGCTTGGCGGCACGCTCGCCGACCGCGCGGGTCTGGGTCGCCACGGTGCCCAGCGCCTCCTGGGTCAGCTCGCTGACCTGGTCGGTGTAGCCCTCGACCCGGCTGGCGGCTTCCTCGATCGCCGGCTGGTTGCGCAGGCGCTCCAGCGCCGCCTCGCCGCGCTCGACCAGCTTGTTGTAGGTCGCGGTGGCCTGATCGGCGTAGCCCTCGGCGGCCTTGCGCAGTTCCTCGGAGGTGAACTTGTCGCGCAGCTCGTCGAACTGCGCCGGCAGGTCTTCCTGCAGCTTGGTCAGGCGGGCGCGGCCTTCTTCGACGCGGGCCTCGGCGTCGGTGCGGGCACCCTCGGCACGCTCACGCAGGCTGGCGACGATCTCGTTGACCGTGGCCAGGGCCAGGTCGGCGGCACCGACGGCAGCCAGCAGCGGGGCCTTGAGGTCTTCGATGGTGGGCTGAGTCTTCTCGGTCATGCGAATTCCTTTCTCACAGATGGTCTTTTTCGTTCGAGTGGTTATCGGGCAGTTGATGAGGTGTCAGTCAGTTGTCGGCTCCTCACCTGCTTCGGCTTCGTTCTGCTGACGAAACGATGTGTAGATGTCGAGCAGCACCTGCTTCTGCCGTTCGGTGATCCCCACGTCGTTCACGATGGCGTCGCGGACCTCGCTGGGCTCGCTGGGTTCGAGGATCCCGGCGCGCACATAGAGGACTTCCGCAGACACCCGAAGTGCCTTCGCGATCTGGTTGAGCACGTCGGCGGAGGGTTTCCGCAATCCCCGTTCGATCTGGCTCAGGTAGGGATTGCTGACGCCGGCCTTCTCGGCCAACTGCCGAACCGATACCTGTGCCGCCTCACGCTGGGCCCGGATGAAGCTTCCGATGTCCTGCGCGGCGTTGGAGACGACAGCCGCGAGATTCTCTTCTTGCGTCATGTCATTCCCCCTCGTAGCCCGGGTATCCGTTAACGACAAAAATCACGCTACGACGGGGTGCTAACTTTTGCAAGCAGTAGTTAGCGCAGGTCAGAAGAGTAGTTGGGCTATCGAATAGATGATCAGACCCGCCAGCGAACCCACCACGGTGCCGTTGATCCGGATGAACTGCAGGTCACGGCCCACATGAAGCTCAATCCGGCGGCTCGCCTCGTCGGCATCCCAACGTTCGATGGTCTCGGTGATGATTGCTGTGATCTCGGTCCCATACTCGGCAACCAGGTGTTTTGCGCCCCGGATGATCCAGTTGTCGACCTTGTCGCGTAGCTCGGCGTCGTCGCGCAACGACTCCCCGACCCGCATCACCGAGTCGGCGATCCGGGTCCGCAGCGCCGAGGACGGGTCGTCCACCGACTCCAGGATGATCCGCTTGGCCGCCGCCCACGCCGTCTCGGCCGCCCGGGCCACCTCGTCGCGGCCCATGATCTGTTCCTTGACGTTCTCCGCCCGCTGAATCGTCGCCTCGTCGTGCTGCAGATCGTCGGCGAACTCGAACAGGAACCGGGTGGCCGAACGCCGCAGCTCGTGGTCGGGATTGCGACGGACCTTGTCGGTGAAGTCCATCAGCTCCCGATGGATCCGGTCCCCGACCAGGTGGTCCACCCAGCGCGGCGACCAGGTCGGCGAATCCCGCTCGATGACGCGCTCGATGACCTCGCCGGAGTTCAGCGACCACTGGAACGCCCGGTCGCACAGCAACTGGATCAGCGCTTCCTGACGACCTTCCTGCAACAGCGTCGACAGCACCCGGCCGATCGGCGGCCCCCACTTCGGTTCGGCGATCCGCTTGACGATCATCCGGTCCAGCACATGCTGGACATCCTCGTCGCGCAGCATCTCCACCCCGACGCGCAGCACGGTCGACGCCTCGGCGGCGACCCGCTCGGCATGCGGACGGTCGCACAGCCACTTCCCCAGCCGGCCCGCCACCTGGGCGTCACGCAACTTGGTCGCGATGACCTCGGGAGACATGAAGTTCTCCCGGACGAACGTGCCCAGACCCTCTCCGAGCTGGTCTTTCTTGCGTTTGATGATCGCCGTGTGCGGGATGGGAATCCCCAGCGGGTGCTTGAACAGCGCCGTCACCGCAAACCAGTCGGCAAGCGCGCCGACCATGCCCGCCTCGGCCGCGGCCCGCACGTAACCGACCCACCCGGCCGCGCCCCGCGACTGCGCCCACGTGCACAACAGGAAGATCACCGTGGCGCCGACCAGGAAGCCCAGCGCGACAAGCTTCATCCTCCGCAAACCACGCAGACGCTCGGCGTCGGCGACGCTGTCCGCGCCGGCCAGCGTCTCGGCAAAACTCGGCCGCGGGGCCGCAGGCGCGCGGACTCCCTCGTCGGATCGATGTGCCACGTTTCCATCTTGCGCTATCAGCGCGACTGACGGTCTGACCCACAGACCGGTATCCGCAGATTCGCCGTACTATCGAGTGGAACTAGGGAATGGGACTACTGCGACTGTGGCACAGCAGACTCCGCCGGTGGCGGTGAAGACCGATGGACGCAAGCGGCGCTGGCACCAGCACAAGGTGGAGCGGCGCAATGAGCTGGTAGACGGCACCCTCGAAGCGATCCGGCGCCAGGGCAGCAACGTCAGCATGGACGAGATCGCCGCCGAGATCGGTGTGTCCAAGACCGTGCTGTACCGCTACTTCGTCGACAAGAACGACCTCACCACCGCGGTGATGATGCGCTTCGCCCAGACCACCCTGATCCCGAACATGGCTGCCGCCCTGTCGTCCAACCTCGACGGTTTCGCCCTCACCCGCGAGATCATCAAGGTGTACGTGGAAACCGTTGCGGCCGAACCGGAGATCTATCCGTTCGTGATGGCGAACAACTCGGCCAGCAAGAGCAAGGCCGTCGCCGATTCCGAGCAGATCATCGCCCGCATGCTGGCCGTCATGCTGCGTCGCCGGATGGCCCAGGTCGGGATGGACACCCGCGGCGCCGAGGCGTGGGCGTTCCACACCGTCGGCGGCGTGCAGCTGGCCACCCACTCCTGGATGTCCAATCCGCGGATGACACCCGACGAACTGATCGACTACCTGACCATGCTGTCCTGGAACGCACTCTGCGGCATCGTCGAAGTCGGCGGCTCGCTGGAAAAGTTCAACTCACTGCCGCACCCGTCACCGGTTTTGCCGCCACAACTGCTTGACTGAGCGGGTGAGCGACAGAGATCTGCCTGCCCTGTGGACCCACGAACCCCATGAGCATCTGGAATTCCGCCCCGGCGACGAAGTCGCGCGAATCGACACCGACAGCACGCCGGGATTCCGCGGGAACAAGAGCGATGCACCCACCCTGCAGACCGAACGGAATCTCCGGCTTGCCTCACTGCAGGAGATGCTCTACGCCCGCTGCAAGAGTGGTGACGACAACCGGTCGGTGCTGCTGATCCTGCAGGGCATGGACACCGCAGGCAAGGGCGGGATCGTCAAACATGTTGTGGGGGCCGCGAACCCGCAGGGTGTCCGCTACACCAGCTTCGGCAAGCCCACCGAGGAGGAGCGGGCCCACCACTACCTGTGGCGGATCCGCAACGCCCTCCCGCCGGCCGGGCACATCGGCGTGTTCGACCGCTCGCACTACGAGGACGTGCTGATCGT
This genomic window from Mycolicibacterium neworleansense contains:
- a CDS encoding UDP-N-acetylmuramate dehydrogenase, with amino-acid sequence MVSSYVAGVAVAEAVALAPLTTLRVGPVADRVLTCTSTDQLIDVLRAVSDPILVLAGGSNVVLADDLGDTMPDLTVVRVANTAITVEGNLLRAEAGAVFDDVVVTSLQHGLGGLECLSGIPGSAGATPVQNVGAYGAEVADTISRVRLLDRRTGEVRWAAPEELKFGYRTSILKHSDAVIVLEVEFALDPAGRSAPLRYRELATALGVEPGERADPMRVRQTVLQLRAGKGMVLDADDHDTWSVGSFFTNPVVSQAEFERVQAIYRADPSAGDGPVPHYPAPDGVKLAAGWLVEHAGFGKGYPGDGAPARLSTKHALAVTNRGEANSADVIALARAVQAGVKERFGITLQPEPILLGCDLSVP
- a CDS encoding DUF2505 domain-containing protein; translated protein: MPRSFDMATDYEGSVEQVHRAFGDERYWLARLADSGADETSLDTLTVTGDGGIEAATTQILHADRLPGLVSQFHRGDLRIRREEQWQPIRDGASRGTVNGAIPGAPVSLSGIATLAKTDGGSRLSVHISVEVRVPLVGGKIESFIGTQLVELLKAEQRFTSVWITDRG
- a CDS encoding DUF2505 domain-containing protein, encoding MSRSRQTTMAFDAPAETIYAAYANDEYWQALMDRYDDLTPGKSDLTEFRSDERGIEVEFRQVLPRAELPPILRGVIPLDMAITRRQMFEPFGRHSANGHYTASVSHVPGRLDGRYVLAGVAAGSRLKVDSKCKVPMPLIGGKLEDMVLQSVNDVFTIEGAFTAEWISEHV
- a CDS encoding methyltransferase domain-containing protein, with protein sequence MSGSPSTSRPVGAVTRGTTGYNRLRRSDRWLVHSPRVRTVLRAAADPLVVDLGYGALPVTTLELAARLQSVRPDVRVVGLEIHPERVATARAVAGATDVQFALGGFELAGLRPVLVRAFNVLRQYPVEAVPDAWATMSRRLGPGGLIVDGTCDELGRRCCWVLLDEAGPVSLTLACDPFSIERPSDLAERLPKVLIHHNVEGQPIHALLSAADRAWASAAGHGVFGPRVRWRAMVELLRAEGYPVDAARRRMRDGVLTVPWAAVAPATK
- a CDS encoding carbon-nitrogen hydrolase family protein translates to MRIALAQIATGTDPSSNLEMVGEFTRRAAAAGARLVLFPEATMCRFGVPLAPVAESLDGPWATGVREIAARAGVVVVAGMFVPSEDGRVTNTLIATGPGVDAHYHKIHLYDAFGFTESRTVASGFEPSTITVDGATVGLTTCYDVRFPELYVELARRGAQLITVHASWGSGPGKLEQWTLLARARALDTTGFVAAVDQAYPGDEIAKVGPTGVGGSLVSSPTGEVLASAGAEEQLLVVDVDLDAANQVRDTIAVLQNRSQFAQLGKAQSLG
- a CDS encoding LmeA family phospholipid-binding protein is translated as MTDPWARPTDQSPPAPTQELPPQPPAPDQPGQPVQVEQPAPEAPQPQDSSALAKVKKLFSDPLSVVLVFVIVVALVAAGVLGSELYARNRADQIVASTVECVVGDGAKASFDPLPPFLMQHISGHYTNINVETAGNQIREAKGMQVKLGIKDVRIKETADSSGTVGSLVADINWSTDGIRQTVADMVTLPFIGSAISDVRTNPSNGTIELKSLLGTITAKPSVVNKGISLQIVDLSAIGLSWPRETLQPILDKFTAQITEDYPMGIHADSVQVTDSGVVAKFSTTNAKMPKPADDPCFGKL
- the deoC gene encoding deoxyribose-phosphate aldolase, whose product is MGGYPRAQVAALVDHTLLKPEATVADVEKLVAEAVDLGVFSVCVSPSLVTAAAAVAPSGLAVAAVSGFPSGKHLAEIKARESELAVAAGAGEIDMVIDVGLALMGDLDATAAEVAAVRAAVPGATLKVIVESAALLEFSGEALLQEVCRAAVAAGADFVKTSTGFHPSGGASTRAVELMARAVPDGVRVKASGGIRTAEAAVAMLDAGATRLGLSGTRAVLDGLSG
- a CDS encoding DUF2599 domain-containing protein; the protein is MRSPSAALGAACFALGAALTSAPGVAADPGAGHMYVDHVAWAKWGDMSSLRVYPTDAARALARQPGTTPQADQGWAEVLSLSPDADLPGMREQFLCHWTFAELAEPGKTSWNLEPWRPEVTPEVMVASGCNPGGSEEPF
- a CDS encoding DUF2516 family protein, with protein sequence MQLANLAGVIVFVLVVAVFFVGVYALVHAAMQRPDAYTATGKLTKPVWLAILGVSLLLALLLRDAFGAAIAACASGVYLVDVRPKLLEIQGKSR
- a CDS encoding heparin-binding hemagglutinin gives rise to the protein MTEKTQPTIEDLKAPLLAAVGAADLALATVNEIVASLRERAEGARTDAEARVEEGRARLTKLQEDLPAQFDELRDKFTSEELRKAAEGYADQATATYNKLVERGEAALERLRNQPAIEEAASRVEGYTDQVSELTQEALGTVATQTRAVGERAAKLVGVELPKKAEKAAPAPAPAKKAPAKKAAPATAAKKAAPAAKKTTAAPAKKVTQK
- a CDS encoding helix-turn-helix domain-containing protein: MTQEENLAAVVSNAAQDIGSFIRAQREAAQVSVRQLAEKAGVSNPYLSQIERGLRKPSADVLNQIAKALRVSAEVLYVRAGILEPSEPSEVRDAIVNDVGITERQKQVLLDIYTSFRQQNEAEAGEEPTTD
- a CDS encoding DUF445 domain-containing protein, yielding MAHRSDEGVRAPAAPRPSFAETLAGADSVADAERLRGLRRMKLVALGFLVGATVIFLLCTWAQSRGAAGWVGYVRAAAEAGMVGALADWFAVTALFKHPLGIPIPHTAIIKRKKDQLGEGLGTFVRENFMSPEVIATKLRDAQVAGRLGKWLCDRPHAERVAAEASTVLRVGVEMLRDEDVQHVLDRMIVKRIAEPKWGPPIGRVLSTLLQEGRQEALIQLLCDRAFQWSLNSGEVIERVIERDSPTWSPRWVDHLVGDRIHRELMDFTDKVRRNPDHELRRSATRFLFEFADDLQHDEATIQRAENVKEQIMGRDEVARAAETAWAAAKRIILESVDDPSSALRTRIADSVMRVGESLRDDAELRDKVDNWIIRGAKHLVAEYGTEITAIITETIERWDADEASRRIELHVGRDLQFIRINGTVVGSLAGLIIYSIAQLLF
- a CDS encoding TetR/AcrR family transcriptional regulator produces the protein MAQQTPPVAVKTDGRKRRWHQHKVERRNELVDGTLEAIRRQGSNVSMDEIAAEIGVSKTVLYRYFVDKNDLTTAVMMRFAQTTLIPNMAAALSSNLDGFALTREIIKVYVETVAAEPEIYPFVMANNSASKSKAVADSEQIIARMLAVMLRRRMAQVGMDTRGAEAWAFHTVGGVQLATHSWMSNPRMTPDELIDYLTMLSWNALCGIVEVGGSLEKFNSLPHPSPVLPPQLLD
- a CDS encoding polyphosphate kinase 2 family protein — encoded protein: MSDRDLPALWTHEPHEHLEFRPGDEVARIDTDSTPGFRGNKSDAPTLQTERNLRLASLQEMLYARCKSGDDNRSVLLILQGMDTAGKGGIVKHVVGAANPQGVRYTSFGKPTEEERAHHYLWRIRNALPPAGHIGVFDRSHYEDVLIVRVHNLVPPDVWGARYDEINAFERELVDAGTTLVKVAMFVSLAEQKARLAERLERPDKYWKYNPADIDERLLWPKYEEAYQAMLEKTSTDYAPWHIVPCDKKWYSRLAITELLIEALKGLNMSWPPPDFDVEAEKKRLANA